A stretch of Ligilactobacillus faecis DNA encodes these proteins:
- a CDS encoding CvpA family protein produces the protein MILTLIIILLLFVAFKHGATRGFLAVSVKLIGFIALMVLSLWFAPSVGQSLADLFRSLGVQLIFYQILAFWLIMLVGGILLRFVTVTLKKTTRRLPVISHVDRLLGGIVSFLMMYGVLFFGLLLGSVWPTPTPKEVILDSSGAQFILKKTPIISQEIYSHWLEQPELTVL, from the coding sequence ATGATTCTAACTTTAATAATAATTTTATTGTTATTTGTGGCGTTTAAACATGGTGCTACCCGAGGATTTTTAGCAGTCTCAGTAAAATTGATCGGTTTTATAGCGCTCATGGTGCTCAGCCTATGGTTTGCACCAAGTGTGGGCCAGAGCTTAGCTGATCTTTTTAGGAGTTTAGGAGTTCAATTGATCTTCTATCAGATCTTAGCCTTTTGGTTGATCATGCTTGTTGGTGGTATCTTATTGCGTTTTGTGACGGTGACGCTCAAAAAAACAACGCGGCGTTTACCAGTTATTTCACATGTCGATCGTTTATTGGGGGGGATCGTTTCTTTTTTGATGATGTATGGTGTGTTGTTTTTTGGTCTATTGTTAGGAAGTGTTTGGCCGACACCAACGCCTAAAGAAGTAATCTTAGATTCGAGCGGGGCACAATTTATTTTGAAAAAGACACCGATCATCTCACAAGAGATCTATAGCCATTGGTTAGAACAGCCAGAACTGACAGTACTTTAA
- a CDS encoding cell division protein ZapA: MSEEKRRYKIKIAGKVYTIIGKAQPEHMEAVAKIVDQQLSEVKELMPSLSSEQAAILLAINAVSDQLYKQKELTKLLEKENKDDQ; this comes from the coding sequence ATGTCTGAAGAAAAACGACGTTATAAGATCAAGATCGCCGGTAAAGTGTATACGATCATCGGAAAAGCACAGCCAGAGCATATGGAAGCTGTTGCTAAGATCGTTGATCAACAATTAAGTGAAGTAAAAGAGTTGATGCCGTCTTTGAGTTCGGAGCAAGCAGCGATCTTGCTTGCGATCAATGCGGTCTCAGATCAACTTTATAAGCAAAAAGAATTAACAAAATTACTTGAAAAAGAAAATAAGGATGACCAATGA
- a CDS encoding DUF1292 domain-containing protein: MSAQDENLITLVDQDGNETLYEVLFTFESEDYGKSYILLIPAGSEPEEQVDVLAFSFDPNEDGEAKDAELFDIESDEEWDMVEGVLDTFLNDENLNS; this comes from the coding sequence ATGAGTGCACAAGATGAAAACTTGATCACTTTAGTCGATCAAGATGGAAATGAAACATTATATGAAGTTTTATTCACATTTGAATCAGAAGATTATGGTAAATCTTATATCTTGTTGATCCCAGCTGGTTCAGAACCAGAAGAACAAGTTGATGTCTTAGCCTTTTCATTTGATCCAAATGAAGATGGTGAAGCCAAAGATGCCGAACTATTCGATATCGAAAGTGATGAAGAATGGGATATGGTCGAAGGTGTTTTAGATACTTTCTTAAACGATGAAAATCTAAACAGTTAA
- the ruvX gene encoding Holliday junction resolvase RuvX, producing the protein MARLMGLDVGSRTVGIAVSDELGWTAQGVEIIRINEDEGRFGIERVKELVEKYDVVGFVLGLPKNMNNTLGPRAEASQRYGELLVETFGLPIDFCDERLTTVEAERMLVEQADTSRKKRKQVIDKLAASLILQNYLDGKGKLLAQL; encoded by the coding sequence GTGGCACGATTGATGGGATTAGATGTCGGTTCAAGAACGGTCGGGATCGCAGTTAGTGATGAATTGGGCTGGACAGCTCAAGGAGTCGAGATCATAAGGATCAACGAAGACGAAGGTCGTTTTGGGATCGAGCGAGTTAAAGAACTCGTAGAGAAATATGATGTGGTAGGTTTTGTGCTTGGTCTGCCTAAAAACATGAACAATACGTTAGGACCTCGCGCTGAAGCTTCACAGCGTTATGGCGAGCTTTTAGTTGAAACGTTTGGTCTGCCGATCGATTTTTGTGATGAACGTTTGACGACTGTTGAAGCTGAACGGATGTTAGTTGAACAAGCAGATACTTCCCGCAAGAAGCGCAAACAAGTTATCGATAAGCTTGCCGCTAGCTTGATCTTACAAAATTACCTAGATGGTAAAGGTAAATTATTAGCTCAATTATAG
- a CDS encoding IreB family regulatory phosphoprotein → MSSLDKTMYFNFDDGKKKDVRETLKTVYAALEEKGYNPINQIVGYLLSGDPAYIPRLNDARNLIRRHERDEIIEELVRSYLDKQ, encoded by the coding sequence ATGAGTTCGTTAGATAAGACGATGTATTTTAACTTTGATGATGGTAAGAAAAAGGATGTACGCGAAACTTTGAAGACAGTTTATGCTGCATTGGAAGAAAAAGGGTATAATCCGATCAATCAGATCGTAGGTTATCTTTTGTCTGGAGATCCGGCTTATATCCCACGCCTAAATGATGCACGTAATTTGATCAGAAGACATGAGCGCGACGAGATCATCGAAGAGTTAGTTCGCTCATATCTTGATAAGCAGTGA
- the alaS gene encoding alanine--tRNA ligase: protein MKELSSAQIRQMYLDFFEKKGHDVLKSAPLVPHDDPTLLWINSGVATMKKYFDGSVVPKNHRLTSSQKSIRTNDIENVGRTARHHTLFEMLGNFSVGDYFKEEAIAWAWELLTSKEWFALDPEKLYITVYPKDTDAHRIWREVGVKEDHIYEAEDNFWDIGEGPSGPDSEIFYDRGQAMNNVAEDDPENYPGGENERYLEIWNIVFSQFNHKPDGTYEELPHKNIDTGMGLERVVSVFQNARTNFETDLFLPIIEATAKLSGKYQYGDDPEKDISFKVIADHARAVTFAIGDGALPSNEGRGYVIRRLIRRAVMHGQKLGIEQAFLYKLVPVVGKIMESAYPEVLEQADYIEKVIHMEEDRFNETLKDGVSLLDELIAKTKASGEDKLPGAGVFKLYDTYGFPYELTLEYASDNGLSVDKAGFDEEMKKQRERARNARSNAKSMGVQSGLLTDIKTPSEYVGYDELETIGVLKDIIKDEALVAHAVKGDEVQVIFDKTPFYAEMGGQVADKGLIKDLAGQTVAEVKDVQHAPNGQNMHTLKLLQDIQKDESYRLEVDQTFHAKVKKNHTATHLLDQALRDVLGEHTHQAGSLVEPTYLRFDFTNLGSVTPEQLKQVEDIVNDKIWQNLPVQTVVTDLENAKKMGAIALFSEKYGETVRVVKAGDYSMEFCGGNHVDNTNELGLFKIVSESGVGAGVRRIEAVTSKEAFEFLEQRNDLLQEAAAEMKVVQLKEVPRKVEAMQAQIKELEQQKEALEAKFASQQAKDVFKDVKEVNGHTLIAAQVKVSGMDQLRQLADQWKEQQLSDVLVLATAPTKDKVNLIAAVSDAKIKAGLKAGDLIKEIAPLVGGGGGGRPNLAQAGGKEPAGIQAALEKASAWLETK from the coding sequence ATGAAAGAACTATCCAGTGCACAGATCAGACAAATGTATTTAGATTTCTTTGAAAAAAAGGGGCATGATGTTTTAAAAAGTGCTCCCCTAGTCCCACATGATGATCCAACGTTGCTTTGGATCAACTCTGGGGTCGCTACGATGAAGAAATATTTTGATGGCTCAGTCGTTCCTAAGAACCATCGGTTGACGAGCTCACAAAAATCGATCCGCACGAATGATATTGAAAATGTTGGACGGACAGCGCGCCACCATACGCTTTTTGAAATGCTCGGCAATTTCTCAGTTGGCGATTATTTCAAAGAAGAAGCGATCGCTTGGGCCTGGGAACTTTTGACAAGTAAAGAATGGTTTGCCCTTGATCCAGAAAAACTTTACATCACAGTTTATCCAAAAGATACAGATGCCCACCGCATCTGGCGCGAAGTTGGGGTCAAAGAAGACCATATCTACGAAGCTGAAGATAACTTCTGGGATATTGGTGAAGGTCCTTCTGGTCCAGACTCTGAGATCTTCTATGATCGTGGTCAAGCGATGAACAATGTGGCAGAAGACGATCCTGAAAACTATCCTGGTGGCGAAAACGAACGTTACCTTGAGATCTGGAATATCGTGTTCTCACAATTCAACCATAAGCCTGATGGAACTTACGAAGAATTGCCACATAAAAACATTGATACGGGCATGGGCTTAGAACGTGTCGTTTCTGTTTTCCAAAATGCACGGACAAACTTTGAAACAGATCTCTTTTTACCGATCATCGAAGCAACTGCGAAGTTGAGTGGTAAGTATCAATACGGTGATGACCCTGAAAAAGATATCTCCTTTAAAGTTATTGCTGATCATGCGCGGGCTGTGACTTTTGCGATCGGCGATGGTGCTTTACCTTCAAATGAAGGACGCGGTTACGTTATTCGCCGTTTGATCCGGCGGGCTGTGATGCACGGACAAAAACTCGGGATCGAGCAAGCTTTCTTGTACAAATTGGTCCCAGTTGTCGGTAAGATCATGGAATCAGCCTATCCAGAAGTTTTAGAACAAGCCGACTACATCGAAAAAGTGATCCATATGGAAGAAGATCGTTTCAACGAAACATTAAAAGATGGAGTCTCCTTGTTAGATGAGTTGATCGCTAAAACAAAAGCTTCTGGCGAAGATAAGCTTCCAGGCGCAGGTGTCTTCAAGCTTTACGATACGTATGGTTTCCCATACGAATTGACGTTAGAATACGCTAGCGATAACGGCCTTTCCGTTGACAAAGCTGGTTTTGATGAAGAAATGAAAAAGCAACGGGAACGAGCACGAAATGCACGTTCCAATGCTAAATCAATGGGTGTGCAAAGTGGGCTTTTGACAGACATCAAGACACCAAGTGAATACGTTGGTTATGATGAGCTTGAAACGATCGGTGTTCTAAAAGATATCATCAAAGATGAAGCGTTAGTCGCTCATGCAGTTAAAGGTGACGAAGTCCAAGTGATTTTTGATAAGACACCATTTTACGCTGAAATGGGGGGCCAAGTTGCTGATAAAGGTTTGATCAAAGATCTTGCAGGACAAACAGTAGCCGAAGTAAAAGATGTGCAACATGCGCCAAATGGTCAAAACATGCACACGCTCAAATTATTGCAAGATATTCAAAAAGACGAAAGCTATCGCTTAGAAGTCGATCAGACTTTCCATGCTAAAGTCAAAAAGAACCATACAGCAACTCACTTATTGGACCAAGCTTTACGTGATGTTTTAGGTGAACATACGCATCAAGCTGGTTCGTTAGTAGAACCGACTTATTTGCGCTTTGACTTTACTAACTTAGGTTCAGTTACGCCAGAACAACTTAAACAAGTTGAAGATATCGTAAATGATAAAATCTGGCAAAACTTGCCAGTGCAAACAGTTGTGACTGATCTGGAAAATGCAAAGAAGATGGGAGCGATCGCACTCTTTAGCGAAAAATATGGTGAAACAGTGCGAGTCGTTAAAGCTGGCGACTACTCAATGGAATTTTGTGGGGGCAACCACGTTGATAACACTAATGAATTAGGGCTTTTCAAGATCGTCTCTGAATCAGGTGTCGGAGCTGGCGTGCGTCGGATCGAAGCGGTAACTTCTAAAGAAGCCTTTGAATTTTTAGAACAAAGAAATGACCTCTTACAAGAAGCCGCTGCTGAGATGAAAGTAGTCCAATTAAAAGAAGTGCCACGGAAAGTCGAAGCAATGCAAGCCCAGATCAAAGAATTAGAACAGCAAAAAGAAGCTCTAGAAGCTAAATTTGCAAGCCAACAAGCTAAAGATGTCTTCAAAGATGTCAAAGAAGTCAACGGTCATACTTTGATCGCAGCTCAAGTCAAAGTTTCTGGGATGGATCAATTGCGGCAATTAGCTGATCAATGGAAAGAACAACAACTCTCTGACGTATTAGTGTTAGCAACTGCTCCAACCAAAGATAAAGTTAACTTGATCGCTGCTGTTTCAGATGCAAAGATCAAAGCTGGCTTAAAGGCTGGGGATCTGATCAAAGAGATTGCTCCACTTGTTGGTGGTGGCGGTGGTGGCCGACCAAACTTAGCGCAAGCTGGGGGTAAAGAGCCAGCCGGGATCCAAGCTGCTTTAGAAAAAGCAAGTGCTTGGCTAGAAACAAAATAA
- a CDS encoding ISLre2 family transposase: MGGLEKEIAELIANNSSNIAFERAVYQLMNIEFSKILGRVLEDIDYRLVSKMRSEGYSIARKDRRSVQFLFGDVTFERRLWQKGKLYRYPLDDLLGISPRLRYSPLVQAKIADLTTKIEFRKVSEAVNSLSALNISASGVHAITQRIAEQTTEYQKNEEELLCPDKRRIPVLYLEGDALLIKSQSKGLINVHRFQVHEGVEKNGKRSKCVNVHQFSGASRKRCYDDMLNYLQKHYDLRDTLILSNSDGGSGYEPSVFYELALGSKQHEHFLDRYHLNRKIKERMYFCQELIEPMNKAIKEYSKDKVISVLDTMESLAAIQEDSQKAKHYTRLLSKYLERNWPYINPFYNRNINVPKIGLGVCESKHRPYSYRMKHQGRSWCKNGAHNMIKLITHKQNGEYWKAIEIGVKGEELERHDQVLDIDKILSDPHLEHEGVRHGAIPNNGGSSTAMGIIKRRYSI, encoded by the coding sequence ATGGGTGGACTTGAAAAAGAAATAGCTGAATTGATAGCAAACAACAGCAGTAATATAGCTTTTGAACGAGCTGTATATCAATTGATGAACATAGAATTTTCTAAAATCTTAGGTAGAGTTTTAGAAGACATTGATTATAGGTTGGTATCTAAGATGCGATCAGAAGGATACTCAATAGCTAGAAAAGATAGGCGCAGTGTTCAATTTTTGTTTGGAGACGTTACTTTTGAACGGCGATTGTGGCAGAAAGGAAAACTTTATCGTTATCCATTAGATGATCTATTGGGTATCTCACCACGATTGAGATATAGTCCACTGGTACAAGCAAAGATTGCGGATCTAACAACAAAAATAGAATTTCGTAAAGTCTCTGAAGCAGTCAATAGTTTGTCTGCTTTAAATATATCTGCGTCAGGAGTACATGCGATTACTCAACGAATAGCAGAGCAAACAACAGAGTATCAGAAGAATGAGGAAGAATTATTGTGTCCGGACAAAAGACGAATACCAGTACTTTATTTGGAAGGTGACGCTTTGCTGATAAAGTCCCAATCTAAAGGTTTGATAAATGTTCATCGTTTCCAAGTTCACGAGGGTGTTGAAAAAAATGGTAAGCGTAGTAAGTGTGTTAATGTGCATCAATTTTCAGGAGCATCACGAAAACGTTGTTACGATGATATGTTGAATTATCTTCAGAAACACTATGATTTAAGAGATACTTTGATATTATCCAATAGCGATGGTGGATCAGGATATGAGCCATCAGTATTTTATGAATTGGCTTTAGGGAGTAAGCAACATGAGCATTTTTTAGACCGTTATCATCTTAATCGTAAAATCAAAGAACGTATGTATTTTTGTCAGGAGTTGATAGAACCAATGAATAAAGCAATTAAGGAGTATTCAAAGGATAAGGTGATCAGTGTTTTGGATACAATGGAGTCATTGGCAGCCATTCAAGAAGATAGTCAGAAAGCTAAGCATTATACGCGATTATTGAGCAAATATTTAGAACGAAATTGGCCCTATATAAATCCTTTTTATAATAGAAATATTAATGTACCTAAAATAGGACTGGGTGTATGTGAGAGTAAGCACCGACCATATTCGTATCGTATGAAGCATCAGGGAAGAAGTTGGTGTAAGAACGGCGCGCATAATATGATCAAATTGATTACGCACAAACAAAATGGGGAATATTGGAAAGCTATAGAAATTGGCGTGAAAGGAGAAGAATTGGAAAGACATGATCAGGTATTGGACATAGACAAGATACTTAGTGACCCTCATTTAGAGCACGAAGGTGTACGACATGGAGCTATTCCAAATAATGGCGGATCCAGTACAGCAATGGGGATAATTAAACGCAGGTATTCTATTTAA